The Neodiprion fabricii isolate iyNeoFabr1 chromosome 4, iyNeoFabr1.1, whole genome shotgun sequence genome window below encodes:
- the LOC124180443 gene encoding uncharacterized protein LOC124180443, protein MKTVAVLLLIAATGSAIEWADLRVTWSLSGEDPSHAKSFFQMPRTKSDAINESWVEVTGLTSLNLTVYCFEEGDGRVCLEYDSYGNIAAIQGAVLCSDVENIQSTYNMSSLNQYQIKTIFDEEYWTSTIYFVSPETIAAGGRSEMNGLTGTEGIWIGTTDGFIEIPRNVSEWDSAWTKEACLSEMGTHYYYGMNRSMECTDFQPWFLMEQGGELSGFGLQGFGETTYKSREWYEYFAARFIRDTIPTTPQCVIDWSTDYGCICMHVFLTSEPWTYVC, encoded by the exons ATGAAGACTGTTGCGGTATTGTTGCTGATCGCCG CTACGGGATCTGCTATCGAGTGGGCCGATCTTCGTG TGACATGGAGCCTCTCGGGGGAGGACCCTTCGCACGCAAAGAGCTTCTTCCAGATGCCTCGTACAAAATCTGATGCTATTAACGAGAGTTGGGTCGAAGTAACAGGTCTGACTTCCTTGAATTTGACTGTGTATTGCTTCGAAGAAGGCGACGGTCGCGTATGTCTTGAATACGATTCTTACGGGAACATTGCTGCTATACAG GGTGCCGTGCTCTGCAGCgacgttgaaaatattcaaagtacTTACAACATGTCGAGTTTAAACCAGTATCAGATCAAAACGATATTTGACGAAGAATATTGGACCAGTACAATTTATTTCGTATCCCCTG AGACTATCGCAGCTGGTGGTCGCAGCGAAATGAACGGTCTTACCGGGACTGAAGGAATCTGGATCGGGACAACCGATGGATTTATAGAAATTCCCAGAAATGTATCGGAATGGGATTCTGCATGGACGAAAGAAGCCTGTCTTTCTGAGATGG GTACTCACTATTACTACGGTATGAACAGATCCATGGAATGTACGGACTTCCAGCCTTGGTTTTTAATGGAACAAGGTGGCGAGTTGAGCGGTTTTGGATTACAGGGATTCGGTGAAACGACTTACAAGAGTCGAGAATGGTACGAATATTTTGCAGCGCGTTTCATCAGAGACACAATACCGACAACTCCCCAGTGCGTCATCGATTGGTCTACCGATTACGGTTGCATCTGCATGCATGTATTCTTGACTTCAGAGCCATGGACATACGTTTGCTAA
- the LOC124180452 gene encoding uncharacterized protein LOC124180452: protein MTAGGRSQMNGLTGTEGIWIGTTDGFIEIPRNVSEWDSAWRKEGCYSAEGIHYEYAMNSSMECTNLQPWFLMEQGGELSGFGLQGFGNTTYENRDWHEHFAPN, encoded by the exons ATGACAGCTGGTGGTCGCAGCCAGATGAACGGTCTTACCGGGACTGAAGGAATCTGGATCGGGACAACCGATGGATTTATAGAAATTCCCAGAAATGTATCGGAATGGGATTCTGCATGGAGGAAGGAAGGCTGTTATTCTGCAGAGG GCATCCACTATGAGTACGCTATGAACAGTTCCATGGAATGTACAAACTTGCAGCCTTGGTTTTTAATGGAACAAGGAGGCGAGTTGAGTGGTTTCGGATTACAGGGATTCGGTAATACGACTTACGAAAATCGTGACTGGCACGAACACTTTGCACCAAATTAA
- the LOC124180448 gene encoding uncharacterized protein LOC124180448, with protein MKTIAALLLIAAVASAIEWTDLRVKWEFWLLDPFHWSSYYQMPRTKADAISNDWVEVSGLSSLDLTGYCLDGDGRVCLYYDSYGNVAAIHAGMLVSDVADMQSIYNMSVFNQYEIKTIFEEEYWTSTLLFISPDDIAAGGRDETNDLTGTEGIWFVTTDGYITIPRNVSDWDSAWTKENCIPEMGTHYYYAMNTSTECTAFQPWFLLEQDGELSGVGLQGFGSTTYKSRNWYEEVPAAAIRPTIPTTSDCVVEWAAEYGVISMHIYFTSKPWEYWC; from the exons ATGAAGACTATTGCGGCTCTGTTACTTATTGCCG CCGTGGCATCAGCTATCGAGTGGACCGATCTTCGTG tGAAATGGGAATTTTGGTTGCTCGACCCATTCCACTGGTCGAGTTATTATCAGATGCCACGCACAAAAGCTGATGCCATTTCCAATGACTGGGTTGAAGTGTCTGGTCTCAGTTCCTTGGATTTGACTGGGTATTGCCTGGATGGTGACGGTCGCGTTTGTCTTTATTATGATTCCTACGGGAACGTTGCCGCTATTCAT gCCGGTATGCTCGTGAGCGATGTTGCAGATATGCAAAGTATATACAACATGTCGGTGTTCAACCAATATGAGATAAAAACGATATTCGAAGAAGAGTACTGGACTAGTACTCTCTTATTCATATCCCCTG ACGATATTGCAGCTGGTGGTCGCGACGAAACGAATGATCTCACCGGCACTGAAGGAATATGGTTCGTAACCACGGACGGATATATAACAATTCCCAGGAATGTATCAGATTGGGATTCTGCATGGACGAAAGAAAACTGCATTCCTGAAATGG GCACTCACTATTACTACGCGATGAATACATCAACCGAGTGTACAGCCTTCCAGCCTTGGTTCTTGTTGGAACAAGATGGCGAGCTGAGCGGTGTCGGACTACAGGGATTCGGATCAACGACTTACAAAAGCCGAAACTGGTATGAGGAGGTTCCAGCCGCCGCTATCAGGCCCACAATCCCGACGACCTCAGATTGTGTCGTAGAATGGGCTGCCGAATACGGTGTAATTTCAATGCACATTTACTTCACTTCCAAACCATGGGAATACTGGTGCTAG
- the LOC124180445 gene encoding uncharacterized protein LOC124180445 has translation MKVVAVLLLIAAVASAIEWTDLRVKWKFWLLDPFHWSSYYQMPRTKADAISNDWVEVSGLSSLDLTGYCLDGDGRVCLYYDSYGNVAAIHAGMLVSDVADMQSIYNMSVFNQYEIKTIFEEEYWTSTLLFISPDDIAAGGRDETNDLTGTEGIWFVTTDGYITIPRNVSDWDSAWTKENCIPEMGTHYYYAMNTSTECTAFQPWFLLEQDGELSGVGLQGFGSTTYKSRNWYEEVPAPAAAIRPTIPTTSDCVVEWAAEYGVISMHIYFTSKPWEYWC, from the exons ATGAAGGTTGTTGCGGTACTGTTACTTATCGCCG CCGTGGCATCAGCTATCGAGTGGACCGATCTTCGTG tgaaatggaaattttgGTTGCTCGACCCATTCCACTGGTCGAGTTATTATCAGATGCCACGCACAAAAGCTGATGCCATTTCCAATGACTGGGTTGAAGTGTCTGGTCTCAGTTCCTTGGATTTGACTGGGTATTGCCTGGATGGTGACGGTCGCGTTTGTCTTTATTATGATTCCTACGGGAACGTTGCCGCTATTCAT gCCGGTATGCTCGTGAGCGATGTTGCAGATATGCAAAGTATATACAACATGTCGGTGTTCAACCAATATGAGATAAAAACGATATTCGAAGAAGAGTACTGGACTAGTACTCTCTTATTCATATCCCCTG ACGATATTGCAGCTGGTGGTCGCGACGAAACGAATGATCTCACCGGCACTGAAGGAATATGGTTCGTAACCACGGACGGATATATAACAATTCCCAGGAATGTATCAGATTGGGATTCTGCATGGACGAAAGAAAACTGCATTCCTGAAATGG GCACTCACTATTACTACGCGATGAATACATCGACCGAGTGTACAGCCTTCCAGCCTTGGTTCTTGTTGGAACAAGATGGCGAGCTGAGCGGTGTCGGACTACAGGGATTCGGATCAACGACTTACAAAAGCCGAAACTGGTATGAGGAGGTTCCAGCTCCAGCCGCCGCTATCAGGCCCACAATCCCGACGACCTCAGATTGTGTCGTAGAATGGGCTGCCGAATACGGTGTAATTTCAATGCACATTTACTTCACTTCCAAACCATGGGAATACTGGTGCTAG
- the LOC124180437 gene encoding amyloid protein-binding protein 2, producing the protein MAEGQNSRLHSTDTLYKLSVSVVAEKFTICKEYVPYLPENVLFDLYYQLWKEKRLCLLGTELCHLKTFARILKVTNRRIHLLQIFQTLMDHDTGINKELVMKYELYCLCGKDDPTLCSKIINLGLTLGGFLSDAGWYLESQKVLLACKKLCINSRQNPKNWCLTLDCCYKLLHAQATYCEFRGAAETRELAVEVVAKLKEAGYDGVNHAALYAEFSVLFFNRSEYDQAYRWSMEALKELTPTLPARFTIDVLRQAAKSCVVKREFQKAGILIKQAVYLARELFDVDHPKYSDVLTDYGFYLLNYDNVINSVSVQKTALEIKKLIFGKTNLLVAIAYEDLAYALYVHEYSSGKFQQACDHAVNAINIMEKLLPTEHLMLASAKRVKALILEEIALDNRPSVISDQELLLQSESLHLSALQLAKTAFGERNVQTAKHYGNLGRLYQSMRKFKEAEAMHLKAISIKEELLGSDDYEVGLSIGHLASLYNFHMNRYEDAEKLYQRSIAISLKLFGKSYSGLEYDYRGLLHVYTKLNEYQKELEYEHIFNNWKDLRDHHARCEDPPIDLQKRPQPIREVIQAVFSL; encoded by the exons ATGGCTGAAGGACAAAATTCACGACTGCACAGTACCGACACTTTATACAAATTGAGTGTTTCTGTGGTagctgaaaaatttacaatctgCAAAGAATATGTCCCCTATCTTCCGGAGAACGTATTGTTTGACCTCTATTATCAG TTATGGAAAGAAAAACGGCTATGCTTACTTGGCACAGAACTCTGCCATCTAAAAACTTTTGCCAGAATACTCAAGGTCACAAATCGCCGAATTCATCTACTACAGATTTTTCAG acTCTCATGGATCATGATACAGGGATCAATAAGGAGCTGGTAATGAAGTACGAGTTATATTGCTTGTGTGGTAAAGACGATCCAACACTATGCAGCAAAATAATCAACTTAGGACTTACTTTGGGAGGTTTTCTAAGCGACGCTGGTTGGTATTTGGAAAGTCAAAAAGTTTTGTTGGCTTGTAAGAAGCTATGTATTAATTCTCGgcaaaatccaaaaaattggTGCCTTACCTTGGATTGCTGTTACAA attGTTACATGCACAAGCAACCTACTGTGAATTTCGTGGGGCAGCGGAAACACGTGAATTAGCCGTTGAGGTAGTCGCCAAGTTGAAGGAAGCAGGGTACGATGGAGTAAACCATGCCGCTCTTTACGCAGAGTTTAGCGTCCTCTTTTTTAATCGAAGTGAATACGATCAGGCATACAG gTGGAGTATGGAGGCTTTGAAAGAATTAACCCCAACTCTTCCAGCACGTTTCACTATCGATGTTTTGAGGCAAGCTGCCAAATCCTGTGTTGTAAAACGCGAGTTTCAGAAAGCTGGTATTTTGATCAAACAAGCTGTATACCTTGCCAGAGAACTTTTCGATGTCGATCATCCAAAGTACAGCGATGTTCTAACAGATTACGGATTTTACTTATTGAATTATGATAACGTTATTAACAGCGTATCTGTCCAAAAG ACTGCTCTCGAGATTAAAAAACTTATATTTGGAAAAACAAATCTACTTGTCGCAATTGCATATGAAGATCTGGCTTACGCACTTTACGTTCATGAATACAGTTCAGGGAAATTTCAACAAGCATG TGATCACGCTGTTAATGCAATTAACATTATGGAAAAACTATTACCTACTGAACACTTGATGTTGGCAAGTGCGAAAAGAGTAAAAGCGTTAATTTTAGAAGAGATAGCACTAGATAACAGACCAAGCGTCATTTCTGATCAAGAACTTCTACTGCAATCAGAGTCTTTGCATTTGTCTGCCCTCCAATTGGCAAAAACTGCCTTTGGAGAGAGAAATGTACAAACAGCTAAACACTACGGCAACTTGGGAAGATTATATCAAagtatgagaaaatttaag GAAGCGGAAGCAATGCATCTCAAAGCAATTAGCATCAAAGAAGAGCTGTTGGGTTCCGATGACTATGAAGTTGGGCTGAGCATAGGACATTTAGCCTCACTGTATAACTTCCATATGAACCGATACGAGGATGCTGAGAAACTATATCAACGTAGCATAGCTATTA GTTTAAAACTGTTCGGGAAAAGCTATAGTGGACTCGAGTATGATTATCGCGGACTGCTGCACGTATATACGAAGTTGAATGAATACCAAAAGGAATTAGAATATGAACACATCTTTAATAATTGGAAGGATTTGAGGGATCATCACGCTCGGTGTGAAGACCCGCCTATTGACCTGCAAAAAAGACCTCAACCAATTAGGGAAGTAATCCAGGCAGTCTTCTCGCTGTGA